A stretch of the Aegilops tauschii subsp. strangulata cultivar AL8/78 chromosome 4, Aet v6.0, whole genome shotgun sequence genome encodes the following:
- the LOC141021656 gene encoding uncharacterized protein, whose protein sequence is MLPSDRILQQQYRARNYTVYSELIHMLLQAEKHDELLAKNGSQRPVGAQPLPEVHLNVANRQKFNGTPRGKQSNFEHKRKRNGNKRSRYPGKGKGTSKPRLDKSKLCNKCGCSTHSIEKCTMPKHLVMLYQQSQGRKAPQGKRFEANFNLHPDSTKGAGGSHDVPPGTSNAVVPYLPEATAEMENTLIEYTANNVFGDFD, encoded by the coding sequence ATGCTCCCTTCAGATAGGATCCTCCAACAACAATACCGTGCTCGTAACTACACTGTCTATTCCGAGCTTATTCACATGTTACTTCAGGCTGAAAAGCATGATGAGCTACTTGCTAAGAATGGCTCTCAGCGCCCAGTTGGGGCACAACCTTTACCTGAAGTCCATCTGAATGTTGCAAATAGACAAAAGTTTAATGGTACCCCTCGGGGTAAACAATCCAATTTCGAGCATAAGCGAAAGCGCAATGGGAACAAGAGATCTAGATACCCAGGCAAGGGAAAAGGCACTTCAAAGCCCAGGCTTGATAAATCTAAGCTTTGCAACAAGTGTGGATGCTCCACGCATTCTATTGAAAAGTGCACAATGCCCAAGCATCTGGTTATGCTGTACCAGCAATCTCAGGGACGCAAAGCACCTCAAGGGAAAAGGTTTGAAGCCAACTTCAACCTTCATCCGGATAGCACAAAAGGAGCTGGTGGTTCGCACGATGTTCCTCCTGGAACGAGCAACGCCGTGGTTCCTTATCTGCCTGAGGCTACTGCTGAAATGGAGAACACGTTGATTGAGTACACCGCAAACAACGTGTTTGGCGACTTCGACTAG